From Apium graveolens cultivar Ventura chromosome 9, ASM990537v1, whole genome shotgun sequence, the proteins below share one genomic window:
- the LOC141684730 gene encoding L-aspartate oxidase 2-a, chloroplastic: MTSSVAARSGYLQFRESACCGRQVCGGLTSRISSLSLKRCIPKELSSSSNVSKILRFHKSGYSHSQIVKKLQCHKTVVTAGPRDGSPHYFDFVVIGSGVAGLRYALEVAKHGTVAVITKAEPHESNTNYAQGGVSAVLCPLDSIESHMQDTIIAGAYLCDEETVRVVCTEGPDRIRELIAMGASFDHGEDGNLHLAREGGHSHHRIVHAADMTGREIERALLNAVVNDPNISVFEHHFAIDLLTSQDGPNTVCHGADILNTETKEVLRFISKVTLLASGGAGHIYPSTTNPPVATGDGIAMAHRAQAVISNMEFVQFHPTALADEGLPSVPSKMRENAFLITEAVRGDGGILYNLDMERFMPLYDERAELAPRDVVARSIDDQLKKRNEKYVLLDISHKSKDKILSHFPNIAAECLQYGLDITSQPIPVVPAAHYMCGGVRAGLQGETNVEGLYVAGEVACTGLHGANRLASNSLLEALVFARRAVQPSIDHMKSSNFDGYAADYWERPTVPMSLGNNVLHKIIRRTSEVRKELQSIMWDYVGIVRSTTRLTTAEQRIGELELEWEAYLFQQGWEPTMVGLEACEMRNLFCCAKLVVSSALARHESRGLHYTTDFPDLEESKRIPTIIFPGPPLNNTWSSRQVHKQQMC; the protein is encoded by the exons ATGACAAGCAGTGTAGCTGCCAGAAGTGGTTATTTGCAATTTAGAGAGTCAGCTTGCTGTGGGAGACAAGTTTGTGGAGGACTGACGTCTAGAATTTCAAGTTTATCACTAAAGAGATGCATACCAAAGGAGCTTTCAAG CTCAAGCAATGTGTCTAAAATCCTGAGGTTCCACAAATCTGGCTATTCTCATTCCCAAATTGTTAAGAAGTTGCAGTGCCATAAAACAGTGGTCACAGCAGGCCCGAGAGATGGTTCCCCACATTACTTTGACTTTGTAGTTATTGGCAGTGGAGTTGCTGGCCTTCGTTATGCCCTTGAGGTTGCAAAACATGGAACTGTTGCAGTGATAACCAAGGCTGAGCCTCATGAAAGCAACACAAATTATGCTCAGGGAGGTGTAAGTGCTGTGTTGTGCCCTTTAGACTCGATAGAGAGTCACATGCAAGATACTATCATAGCAGGGGCCTATTTATGCGACGAAGAGACTGTCAGG GTGGTCTGTACAGAAGGGCCTGATAGAATTAGAGAACTCATTGCAATGGGTGCATCTTTTGATCACGGGGAGGATGGAAATTTACACCTTGCGAGAGAAGGGGGGCACTCACACCACAGAATTGTGCATGCTGCTGACATGACAGGGAGAGAAATTGAGAGGGCACTACTGAATGCAGTTGTAAACGATCCAAATATTTCCGTGTTTGAGCATCACTTTGCGATAGATTTGCTGACATCCCAG GATGGTCCAAACACGGTTTGTCATGGTGCAGACATATTGAATACTGAAACAAAAGAG GTATTACGGTTTATCTCAAAGGTAACTTTGCTTGCATCAGGGGGTGCAGGGCATATCTATCCGTCGACAACAAATCCACCG GTGGCTACTGGAGATGGAATTGCTATGGCACATCGAGCTCAGGCTGTAATTTCTAATATGGA ATTTGTGCAGTTCCACCCAACTGCCTTAGCTGATGAAGGTCTCCCATCAGTTCCATCAAAGATGCGAGAAAATGCCTTCTTAATCACTGAAGCTGTCAGGGGTGATGGAGGCATCCTATACAATCTAGATATGGAAAGATTTATGCCTCTCTATGATGAAAGGGCAGAACTTGCTCCTAGAGACGTCGTAGCAAGAAGTATAGATGATCAGCTCAAAAAGCGTAATGAGAAATACGTGCTACTTGATATAAGTCATAAATCTAAAGATAAAATTCTCTCTCACTTCCCGAACATAGCTGCAGAATGCCTACAGTATGGCCTAGATATTACTAGCCAACCAATTCCAGTGGTTCCTGCTGCTCATTACATGTGTGGAGGTGTTCGTGCTGGTCTTCAAGGGGAGACAAATGTAGAGGGTCTCTATGTGGCAGGTGAGGTTGCATGCACCGGTTTGCATGGAGCAAATAGACTTGCAAGTAACTCATTGCTTGAAGCACTAGTATTTGCCCGAAGAGCTGTGCAGCCTTCTATAGATCACATGAAAAGTTCTAACTTTGATGGCTATGCTGCTGATTATTGGGAGAGACCTACTGTTCCCATGTCTTTAGGGAATAATGTATTACATAAAATCATAAGAAGGACAAGTGAAGTGCGGAAAGAACTGCAATCAATCATGTGGGATTATGTAGGCATTGTTAGATCAACAACAAGGCTCACAACTGCTGAGCAGAGGATTGGAGAACTGGAATTGGAATGGGAAGCGTACTTATTTCAGCAAGGATGGGAACCAACAATGGTGGGACTCGAGGCTTGCGAGATGAGAAACCTATTTTGTTGTGCCAAGTTAGTAGTAAGTAGTGCGCTTGCTAGGCATGAAAGTCGCGGCCTTCACTACACCACTGATTTCCCCGACTTAGAAGAAAGCAAAAGGATTCCAACAATCATCTTCCCTGGTCCGCCACTGAATAATACATGGAGTTCACGGCAGGTCCACAAACAGCAGATGTGCTAG